In a genomic window of Nitrospira sp. ND1:
- a CDS encoding DUF4157 domain-containing protein produces MQARAGSPQQEGTLGSCWTGPSMGPPVGGRDGQPEEGQAASRPPRIEHHIGRCAIFPPAGTHGGKAEPVPYRASMERAFQADLSDVRAFRGASVLLAGAGARAAAWPETLAFASLNPPPRIVAHEVAHVLQYRKTPSPIAERRGLVSRRDPAEAEAGCAAGQFESDAPIRVQARPSVAPMYYTDEEEPDSKEFLEERPPLFVGEEVGSWGSSWPATLIARERLAVSVPEGQRSHAIVEAIALREPIVILHEYGRLWLYRLEWEGLSGRYSRFTNAETIFHKGTNERGDYSVSNVLGRPEVEAFVTEDGGVLSPPGAGRLFSHTGGEFEDPLVSKFQNASAFLDGMGRGLEGAGFEALAERLRRMAALNVVFPAPFAIGAVRGLVDEMLDLVQLLNPQQWTAIEAAARETILLLNDPDGEILAATLGEEFGRNQAAALDGLLQQSLPIFAYEVGKLIGPTIVELLLALVGIEIGPVAMVQKSLAAMKQIPRMAGVVRDLTLVFPNLPNGPTMPSKLIPDEASSSRTITELLSPEGLVSPRQVPRGLPDLSSEESALLARTGNRREFPDALPKDLADQELAIVKRAEKVSISDGDGKYINEVDLKNGHRWKEQPNGTWCRFSDNPTNCTALVPTPGPVSPGTIVAKAADRESLLERYTAWATNRGADQVEVAILKAISGTGEYPAGTYAVVVGSRNGVVYPGNTPGVRWLTISHVHPGVANEPGYRHPSLVDLAAAEEDTVRLEKLVGGVRKWIHFQTPEGSWNSVKYGYDATIDRYFVEIAGEDRLTFERLHDVTDDQLREYDRLDEAGLEQDRINLMNQENSDGSYLKWYAEQFSFMQ; encoded by the coding sequence ATGCAGGCCAGAGCGGGATCGCCTCAGCAGGAGGGGACGCTGGGGTCCTGCTGGACAGGACCGTCGATGGGCCCTCCGGTCGGAGGCCGTGATGGGCAACCTGAGGAGGGACAGGCCGCCTCCCGCCCACCCCGGATCGAGCACCATATCGGCCGATGTGCGATCTTTCCGCCCGCAGGGACTCACGGGGGAAAAGCAGAACCCGTTCCCTACCGAGCCAGCATGGAGAGGGCCTTCCAGGCCGACCTCTCTGACGTTCGAGCCTTTCGTGGTGCATCCGTTTTGCTGGCAGGGGCCGGCGCCCGTGCGGCTGCCTGGCCGGAAACATTGGCCTTCGCGTCACTGAATCCTCCCCCGCGCATCGTGGCGCACGAAGTCGCGCACGTCCTTCAATATCGCAAGACTCCGTCACCCATCGCTGAACGGCGGGGATTGGTTTCCCGTCGCGATCCGGCGGAAGCCGAAGCCGGTTGCGCCGCAGGCCAGTTCGAGTCCGATGCTCCTATTCGGGTGCAGGCCCGTCCGTCCGTGGCTCCGATGTATTACACCGACGAAGAGGAACCCGATTCAAAGGAGTTTCTGGAGGAACGCCCGCCGCTCTTTGTGGGCGAGGAGGTGGGAAGCTGGGGGAGTTCATGGCCGGCGACGTTGATTGCGCGCGAGCGACTGGCGGTGAGTGTGCCGGAGGGGCAACGCAGCCATGCCATTGTGGAGGCCATTGCACTGCGAGAGCCCATCGTGATTCTGCACGAGTACGGCCGTCTCTGGCTCTACCGGCTCGAATGGGAGGGACTCTCCGGCCGCTACTCCCGTTTTACCAATGCTGAGACGATTTTTCACAAGGGGACGAACGAGCGAGGAGACTATTCGGTCTCCAACGTTCTAGGCCGCCCGGAAGTCGAAGCCTTTGTAACGGAGGATGGAGGGGTGCTGTCACCTCCCGGAGCAGGCCGGTTGTTTTCCCACACCGGCGGGGAATTCGAGGATCCGTTGGTGTCGAAGTTTCAGAATGCGTCGGCCTTTCTCGACGGCATGGGCAGGGGCCTGGAAGGAGCGGGCTTCGAGGCCTTGGCGGAACGGCTGCGCCGTATGGCCGCCCTGAATGTGGTGTTTCCGGCACCCTTCGCGATCGGCGCTGTCCGGGGCCTGGTGGACGAAATGCTCGACCTCGTGCAATTGCTGAATCCGCAACAGTGGACGGCCATCGAGGCGGCGGCTCGGGAGACGATCCTGCTGCTGAACGATCCCGATGGCGAGATATTAGCCGCCACGCTGGGGGAAGAGTTCGGCAGAAACCAGGCGGCTGCACTCGATGGCCTCCTGCAGCAGAGCCTACCGATTTTCGCCTATGAGGTCGGCAAGTTGATCGGCCCGACGATCGTGGAACTTCTGCTCGCGCTGGTCGGCATCGAAATCGGTCCGGTGGCGATGGTGCAGAAATCGTTGGCGGCGATGAAACAGATCCCGCGCATGGCGGGCGTAGTCCGTGACCTGACACTGGTGTTTCCGAATCTACCCAATGGTCCGACGATGCCGTCCAAGCTGATTCCCGACGAGGCGTCGAGCAGCCGAACGATCACTGAGTTGCTCTCTCCAGAGGGGCTTGTGTCGCCGAGACAGGTTCCAAGGGGACTTCCCGACCTGTCATCGGAAGAGTCGGCACTCTTGGCCAGAACGGGGAATCGGAGGGAGTTTCCCGATGCATTGCCGAAGGACCTGGCCGATCAAGAACTCGCCATCGTGAAGCGTGCGGAGAAGGTTTCGATCAGCGACGGTGACGGCAAGTACATCAACGAGGTCGATCTGAAGAACGGCCATAGGTGGAAGGAGCAGCCGAACGGAACCTGGTGCCGGTTCTCAGACAACCCGACCAACTGCACCGCGCTGGTACCGACCCCAGGCCCGGTGTCACCAGGAACGATCGTGGCGAAGGCTGCGGATAGAGAATCACTGCTGGAACGTTACACGGCATGGGCCACGAATCGCGGCGCGGATCAAGTTGAGGTGGCGATACTCAAGGCGATTTCTGGAACGGGTGAGTATCCGGCCGGGACCTATGCGGTTGTGGTCGGCTCAAGGAACGGTGTGGTCTATCCGGGAAATACACCGGGAGTCAGGTGGTTGACCATCTCCCATGTGCACCCTGGTGTGGCGAATGAGCCTGGTTATCGCCATCCTTCGCTCGTGGACCTCGCAGCGGCTGAGGAGGATACAGTCCGGCTCGAAAAGCTTGTCGGAGGCGTCAGAAAGTGGATTCATTTCCAGACGCCAGAAGGGAGCTGGAATTCAGTGAAGTATGGGTATGATGCGACCATCGATCGGTATTTCGTTGAGATCGCAGGCGAGGACAGACTCACTTTTGAGAGACTGCACGATGTCACAGATGATCAACTCCGTGAGTACGATCGACTCGATGAGGCAGGGTTGGAGCAAGATCGCATCAATCTCATGAATCAAGAGAACTCCGATGGCTCGTATCTCAAGTGGTACGCGGAACAATTCAGCTTCATGCAGTAG
- a CDS encoding DUF6519 domain-containing protein, with protein MSGDYSRKRFNPEKHYQGVLRQQGRVDLDADWNEYVDLQDRRWRAETIDVVGRSGVPDETPDGFKIAVSGGELTVGQGRMYVDGYVAENHGTAPAFEPTLEEGYGTAALPVKNQPYGGPVTVPAQVRSLVYLDVWRREVTHLQAPDLIEPAVNVDSTTRYQTAWQVRVLANIPPDITCDTPLSDIPGWPTGNRSSSARLTTTTVAVTTEPDPCLVPPTGGYRGLENHLYRVEVHSATTTTAKVKWSRENAHVATSLLEILAGRTTVRVESLGRDDVLRIKTGDWVELTSDQREFAGLPGEMRKVTVDDANQTLTFSPALPAADFPQGVVDAAKHVRVIRWDQFGIVRKPDGSQLINLDLTADGLIELSAANPSFVLELGVQATLTVLAGGTAHSGDYWCFAARTADADIERLNQAPPLGIYHHHAHLAIIEPNGEIHDCRTVFPPLTELTPGCCTVVVRPGEDIQAAIDSLPDEGGCVCLKVGDHEIQAPIRIEKSHVSLHGETLGARVVRTDGPELLRIAHPDGLLLEHVTVSGISFDLERKGSQGQVMQAMVAMDRCRNTSVERCVLHARALSQIAGMIITRCNDVSVMNCLVDNVQYGLWTAADTTGLTVVGNSFDATNGRKSDGGLVGLLLQDVSFPARIEENRVLGFVFGIVLNNGLFTGVPFSLAAGSRIAGNYIVRLGAQVEAGTLKAFGIDVAADDCVICDNILLYASVEYGGIAVSGRNAVVERNQLRSVLKEAGAVRPIALLLARLGGKGSLGTIGGRVAGNTVLGVQEGIVVIGNEGAEVLDNRVESDGQEVGFGILLAASSRVRLQGNRVTNTAWPIATSGGTANVVVDNRLVRGGGGVTVVFHTSLTCSQNLVEDMRHWGILSLVGFAKCALTENRVLNCGYQQVPSIGIGASLQIGELCVESCEVMNTGVSPDNTMVSSLSWGIVADLILEARVQSNLVTYANAALLDANQEHRALWMRGWWEQVITLGAGQVIFGFSAQILDNKFLGPGRSALIEIAQQSVSDNLFRRFERLFFSNNFCWHASVAAQGTATVSLAGRSAIVMGNHIKTNVPIPSVDFHGMKDAVYMGNLAQANPVNFGGIPSPISGFNKP; from the coding sequence ATGAGTGGTGACTACAGCCGTAAACGATTTAACCCTGAGAAACATTACCAGGGCGTACTGCGGCAGCAGGGGCGGGTCGACCTCGATGCCGACTGGAACGAGTACGTAGACCTCCAGGACCGCCGATGGCGGGCTGAAACGATCGATGTCGTGGGCCGATCCGGTGTGCCCGATGAGACGCCCGACGGGTTCAAGATCGCGGTGAGCGGCGGCGAACTCACGGTCGGCCAGGGCCGTATGTATGTCGACGGGTATGTGGCGGAGAACCACGGGACCGCCCCGGCATTCGAGCCGACTCTCGAAGAGGGGTATGGGACCGCAGCCTTGCCGGTAAAGAATCAACCCTATGGCGGACCGGTCACGGTGCCGGCTCAGGTACGGTCGTTAGTCTATCTGGACGTGTGGCGGCGGGAAGTGACCCACCTCCAGGCGCCGGATCTGATCGAGCCGGCCGTCAACGTCGATTCGACCACGCGTTACCAGACGGCCTGGCAAGTGAGGGTGTTGGCAAACATTCCGCCGGATATCACCTGTGACACCCCGCTCAGCGACATTCCAGGCTGGCCGACCGGGAACCGTTCCTCTTCGGCAAGGCTTACCACCACGACGGTGGCCGTCACCACGGAGCCGGATCCCTGTCTCGTGCCGCCGACCGGCGGGTACCGCGGCCTGGAGAACCACCTCTACCGTGTGGAGGTGCACAGCGCGACGACGACCACCGCGAAGGTGAAATGGTCGCGGGAAAACGCCCATGTGGCCACCTCGCTATTGGAAATCCTTGCCGGACGCACGACCGTGCGGGTGGAGAGTCTGGGGCGCGACGATGTCCTGCGGATCAAGACCGGAGATTGGGTGGAATTGACGAGCGATCAGCGCGAGTTTGCCGGTCTACCCGGCGAGATGCGCAAGGTGACGGTGGATGATGCCAATCAGACGCTGACCTTTAGTCCTGCGCTGCCGGCGGCCGATTTTCCGCAGGGTGTCGTCGATGCCGCCAAGCATGTGCGCGTGATTCGGTGGGACCAGTTCGGCATTGTGCGAAAGCCTGATGGGTCGCAACTGATCAACCTGGACCTCACCGCCGACGGGTTGATCGAACTGTCCGCAGCGAATCCAAGTTTTGTGTTGGAGCTTGGCGTACAAGCCACCCTAACAGTCCTCGCGGGAGGCACGGCCCACAGCGGCGACTATTGGTGTTTCGCGGCCCGGACGGCGGATGCCGACATCGAGCGGCTCAATCAAGCGCCGCCGCTCGGCATTTATCATCACCACGCGCACCTCGCGATCATCGAACCGAACGGTGAGATTCACGACTGTCGGACGGTCTTCCCGCCGCTGACGGAGTTGACGCCGGGTTGTTGCACGGTGGTCGTGCGGCCCGGTGAAGATATTCAAGCGGCAATCGACTCGTTGCCCGATGAGGGCGGCTGCGTCTGCCTCAAGGTCGGCGATCACGAGATCCAGGCGCCGATCCGCATCGAGAAATCACACGTCTCATTACATGGTGAAACATTGGGCGCGCGGGTCGTGCGGACGGACGGCCCCGAACTTCTGCGTATCGCCCATCCTGACGGCCTGCTCTTGGAACATGTCACCGTGAGCGGCATCTCCTTCGACCTGGAGAGGAAGGGGAGTCAGGGCCAGGTGATGCAGGCCATGGTGGCAATGGATCGCTGCCGGAACACATCCGTCGAACGCTGCGTCCTGCATGCGCGGGCCTTGAGTCAGATCGCCGGAATGATCATCACTCGCTGCAACGACGTGAGTGTGATGAACTGTCTGGTCGACAATGTACAGTACGGCCTCTGGACGGCCGCCGATACGACGGGCCTGACTGTTGTGGGCAACAGCTTCGATGCCACGAACGGGAGGAAGAGCGACGGTGGACTCGTGGGTCTGTTGCTGCAGGATGTGTCCTTCCCGGCGAGAATCGAAGAGAATCGCGTGTTGGGGTTTGTGTTCGGCATCGTGTTGAACAACGGTCTGTTTACCGGCGTGCCGTTTTCGCTCGCTGCGGGCTCGAGGATCGCGGGTAACTACATCGTGCGGCTCGGTGCGCAAGTGGAAGCCGGTACCTTGAAGGCGTTCGGGATCGACGTCGCCGCCGATGACTGCGTCATCTGCGATAATATTCTTCTGTATGCCTCCGTCGAGTACGGAGGGATTGCGGTGAGCGGCAGGAATGCCGTTGTCGAGCGCAACCAACTCCGTTCGGTACTGAAGGAAGCGGGGGCTGTGCGGCCTATTGCTCTCCTGCTCGCCCGGCTTGGCGGGAAGGGGAGTCTCGGGACGATCGGCGGCCGGGTCGCCGGCAACACGGTCCTCGGCGTGCAGGAAGGGATCGTCGTGATCGGCAACGAAGGGGCCGAGGTACTGGACAACCGGGTGGAAAGTGACGGGCAGGAGGTCGGGTTCGGTATCTTGCTCGCGGCATCGAGTCGTGTCCGCCTGCAAGGCAATCGTGTCACCAACACGGCCTGGCCCATCGCGACCAGCGGCGGCACGGCGAATGTCGTCGTCGATAACCGCCTCGTACGCGGCGGCGGCGGCGTCACGGTGGTCTTCCACACGTCCCTGACCTGCAGCCAGAATCTCGTCGAAGACATGCGACATTGGGGCATCCTTAGCCTGGTCGGATTTGCGAAATGCGCCTTGACCGAAAACCGCGTGCTCAATTGCGGCTATCAGCAAGTGCCGTCGATCGGCATCGGGGCTTCCTTGCAAATCGGAGAGTTGTGCGTGGAATCGTGCGAGGTGATGAACACCGGAGTCTCACCCGATAATACGATGGTGAGTTCGCTGTCCTGGGGAATCGTCGCAGACCTGATTCTGGAGGCCCGGGTGCAGAGCAATCTGGTCACCTATGCCAACGCGGCGCTGTTGGATGCGAATCAGGAACATCGCGCGCTCTGGATGCGTGGCTGGTGGGAACAGGTGATCACCCTCGGCGCGGGGCAGGTGATTTTCGGCTTCAGTGCTCAAATTCTGGATAACAAGTTTCTCGGACCCGGCCGGTCAGCGTTGATCGAAATCGCCCAACAATCCGTGAGCGACAATCTCTTTCGGCGGTTCGAACGGCTTTTCTTCAGCAATAATTTTTGCTGGCATGCCAGCGTCGCTGCGCAGGGGACGGCTACGGTGTCTCTCGCGGGACGGAGCGCCATCGTCATGGGCAACCATATCAAGACGAATGTGCCGATCCCCTCCGTGGATTTTCACGGGATGAAAGACGCGGTGTATATGGGCAACTTGGCCCAGGCCAACCCGGTGAATTTCGGCGGCATTCCATCCCCGATATCCGGTTTCAACAAACCCTAG
- a CDS encoding putative baseplate assembly protein, translating into MSQSPQNECGCCAGIAAETPALLFNRPGLSAIAYRVGTHQTFRRSLQARLSDGHWPVLRGLRTRDDDDFTIALLDAWAVTGDILTFYQERIANESYLRTATERLSILEQSRLLGYQLGPGLAAATHLAFTMEEAPGVPELAAQPTMLAIGTKVQSIPGPDEQPHTFETVETIEARPAWNAFRAQLTETQTLAWDMTELWLAGANVTVTVGDLLLIVAPNGSGYDASIRRVTVVESSREADRARVFLATISTSAGSVSASKPGVYVMRSTVSPFGHNAPLQPQYSSGVFQGTFSEWALDGAELDSLLTLSSRNDKILDNSFVVIEQDDPDSGSRMWTFGTVTAVTHRSVARYGLAGNGTRLSLSTGWTKNADSKLDLLRTMTVAAQSEEIALAERPLSYPVYGETLSLEQLVEGLAPGRPLAVSGKRQAIRIRHPRPAPFRGRKAPIGTPPPPTLLLDEGESVTLSPGDVLRMTGGPSKKIGLEFVPMTPAEFGAALIEGVPPLLRLPLMDRDGLSGVLDISAADIEWVAADAGDASVSEIVFIDDAVETAITHDRDWTTLQLATSLAHVYERTTVRVNANVAAATHGESVKEPLGSGDAAVPYQAFTLRQPPLTYVGAETPSGSASTLKVYVNEVLWHEVPFFYGHGPTEHIYITRKDDEGRTTIRFGDGITGARLPTGQNNVRVEYRKGTGLGGLVQAGQLSLLMSRPLGLKGVVNPAAAQGAEDPESRDDARINAPLTVLTLARAVSLQDYEDFARTFSGIAKAQAVWVWDGRKRSIFLTVAGPGGEVLAEDGSVITKLKEALRAYGDPFVAFTVKTYRQAFFRLEGTVTIHSDHVSETVMAEVTADLQRRYVFEARAFGQPVALSEAIAAIQSIAGVVAVDIDTFARNDVPTPAIQPRLIADRPAMGADGLVPAAELLLLDPASLTQLKAMQ; encoded by the coding sequence ATGAGTCAATCGCCACAAAACGAATGCGGTTGCTGTGCCGGGATCGCCGCGGAAACTCCCGCCCTGCTCTTCAACAGGCCGGGCCTCTCAGCGATCGCCTATCGAGTCGGAACCCATCAGACGTTTCGCCGGAGCCTGCAGGCCAGGCTCTCCGACGGCCATTGGCCGGTGTTACGTGGATTGCGCACACGCGATGACGACGACTTCACGATCGCGCTGCTGGACGCCTGGGCGGTGACCGGCGACATCCTGACGTTCTATCAGGAACGAATTGCCAACGAGTCCTATCTCCGCACCGCGACGGAACGGCTGTCCATCCTGGAACAATCCCGGTTGCTCGGGTATCAGCTCGGGCCAGGACTGGCCGCAGCGACGCACCTCGCCTTCACCATGGAGGAGGCGCCGGGCGTACCGGAGCTGGCGGCTCAGCCCACGATGCTGGCGATCGGAACGAAGGTGCAAAGCATTCCGGGGCCCGATGAGCAGCCGCACACCTTTGAGACCGTCGAGACCATCGAGGCGAGACCAGCATGGAACGCGTTTCGTGCGCAGCTGACTGAGACGCAGACACTCGCCTGGGACATGACGGAGCTTTGGCTCGCCGGCGCGAACGTGACGGTGACGGTCGGCGACCTGTTGCTGATCGTCGCCCCGAACGGCAGCGGCTACGACGCGTCGATCCGACGAGTGACCGTCGTGGAGTCCAGCCGCGAAGCAGACCGCGCGCGGGTCTTCCTCGCCACGATCTCGACCAGTGCAGGGAGCGTATCCGCTAGTAAGCCCGGTGTCTATGTCATGCGGAGCACGGTCTCGCCGTTCGGGCACAACGCGCCGTTGCAGCCTCAGTACAGCAGCGGGGTGTTTCAGGGGACGTTCAGCGAGTGGGCGCTGGATGGCGCCGAACTGGACAGTCTCCTCACCCTCAGCAGCCGGAACGACAAGATTCTCGACAACAGTTTTGTCGTCATTGAACAGGACGATCCGGACAGTGGCTCGCGCATGTGGACGTTCGGCACGGTGACGGCTGTCACCCATCGCTCGGTGGCCCGTTATGGTCTCGCCGGCAATGGGACGAGACTCAGCCTGAGTACCGGTTGGACGAAAAACGCCGATTCCAAGTTGGACCTGTTGCGCACCATGACGGTGGCGGCCCAGAGCGAAGAGATCGCGTTGGCGGAGCGCCCGCTGTCCTATCCGGTCTATGGCGAGACCCTGTCGCTGGAGCAGCTCGTCGAGGGACTCGCGCCGGGGCGTCCCCTCGCGGTGAGCGGGAAGCGTCAGGCGATTCGCATCAGGCATCCCCGCCCTGCGCCGTTCAGGGGACGGAAGGCACCGATCGGTACGCCGCCGCCTCCCACCTTGCTGTTGGACGAGGGCGAGTCGGTCACGCTTTCGCCCGGCGATGTGTTGCGGATGACCGGCGGTCCCTCGAAGAAGATCGGGTTGGAGTTTGTGCCCATGACACCGGCGGAATTCGGCGCGGCCTTGATCGAGGGCGTGCCGCCGCTGTTGCGTCTGCCCCTGATGGATCGTGACGGTCTCTCGGGTGTTCTCGACATCAGTGCGGCCGACATCGAATGGGTCGCAGCCGACGCCGGCGACGCCTCGGTTTCAGAGATCGTCTTCATCGACGACGCCGTTGAGACGGCCATCACCCACGATCGCGACTGGACCACCCTGCAGTTGGCGACCTCCTTGGCGCATGTCTACGAGCGGACGACCGTACGCGTGAACGCCAACGTCGCCGCCGCCACACATGGCGAAAGCGTGAAGGAGCCCTTGGGAAGCGGTGATGCAGCCGTGCCCTATCAGGCGTTCACATTACGGCAACCGCCCTTGACCTACGTGGGGGCGGAAACGCCGAGTGGATCGGCCTCCACGCTCAAGGTCTATGTGAACGAGGTCCTGTGGCATGAGGTGCCGTTCTTCTATGGTCATGGTCCTACGGAACACATCTACATCACGAGGAAGGATGACGAGGGGCGCACGACGATACGCTTCGGTGACGGCATCACGGGGGCGCGGCTGCCCACCGGCCAGAACAACGTGCGCGTGGAGTACCGGAAGGGCACGGGACTCGGCGGGCTGGTGCAGGCCGGTCAATTGAGTCTGTTGATGAGCCGTCCGCTGGGGTTGAAGGGGGTCGTGAATCCTGCCGCGGCGCAAGGGGCCGAGGACCCGGAGTCGAGAGACGACGCCCGAATCAACGCCCCGCTCACTGTCTTGACGTTGGCGCGTGCGGTTTCGCTCCAGGACTATGAGGACTTCGCCAGGACCTTCTCCGGCATCGCCAAGGCCCAAGCCGTGTGGGTGTGGGATGGACGGAAACGCAGTATTTTCCTCACCGTCGCCGGGCCGGGCGGGGAGGTCCTCGCCGAAGACGGGTCCGTCATCACGAAGCTCAAAGAAGCGCTCCGCGCTTATGGCGATCCCTTTGTCGCCTTCACGGTTAAAACATATCGGCAGGCATTCTTTCGGCTGGAGGGGACGGTTACGATTCACTCCGACCACGTGAGCGAGACCGTGATGGCTGAGGTGACGGCCGATTTGCAACGACGGTACGTCTTCGAGGCGAGGGCGTTCGGCCAACCGGTGGCGTTGAGTGAGGCGATTGCGGCGATACAGTCCATCGCGGGTGTGGTCGCGGTCGATATCGATACGTTCGCCCGCAATGACGTGCCGACACCCGCCATTCAACCTCGTCTGATCGCCGACCGCCCGGCCATGGGCGCGGATGGCCTGGTCCCGGCGGCGGAATTGTTGTTGCTCGATCCTGCATCACTGACTCAACTGAAGGCTATGCAATGA